The proteins below come from a single Sorghum bicolor cultivar BTx623 chromosome 4, Sorghum_bicolor_NCBIv3, whole genome shotgun sequence genomic window:
- the LOC8069930 gene encoding uncharacterized protein LOC8069930, with product MDPAGPRVGTDPTGSGAAPPREELDGRGRGGACSGAAAVEGSASRLAGAGLGDPRAGILESLVQAEAYLHTYTMDVPQLTAEGATQCGDRVSLLPQTGALQSVTPCLTLGRDSNATSMEKLHGNESLPFGKENIRKDLQPKPDPEHVDNRMSVARLGLDLNTADSSDAAELNPFFPYKKLGQLKVSGPSECGSTTGATEESESHRKWREMKQNGFLSSSHGNAMVPRPRGRPPKRKRDDEFKKSTSTQHGQANKSMKVAAPSGLLSGLNPGIINHVRNSKQVYSIIKAMVHSERLQNENQPAFTSQTGERGRDVSERIQDQKYGSGFMKCHSLMKDNNVVFHQTLPTTLHFLPQDGDSLKLQLSSAVTMSSDRTCSTSADDPASNHDYMTVLSVKAASVASQWLELLHQDIRGRLAALKRSRKRVRNALRTELPYLMSTEFPSNQENESSIANTSEAGCTEKAVSEAHVARWRSLFVQMDRTLQEEGKQLENRLKQVQEMQLNCDKGLKHMTCEAPLLGPMAELWKLNNPDNSESEWAVQAAAASIYSTCNMVMRAENNVPCF from the exons ATGGACCCCGCGGGGCCGCGCGTGGGCACGGATCCCACCGGATCGGGAGCCGCGCCGCCGCGCGAG GAATTGGACgggagaggaagaggaggagcgtGCAGCGGCGCCGCAGCGGTGGAGGGGAGCGCGTCGCGGCTGGCGGGCGCTGGATTAGGAG ATCCGAGGGCTGGAATTCTGGAATCTTTGGTTCAAGCTGAAGCATATTTGCACACATATACCATGGATGTTCCTCAGTTGACTGCTGAAGGTGCCACACAATGTGGAGATAGAGTGTCTTTATTGCCCCAGACTGGGGCACTTCAGTCAGTAACTCCTTGTCTGACCTTGGGCCGCGATTCCAATGCAACATCAATGGAGAAGTTGCATGGTAATGAGTCCTTGCCATTTGGTAAGGAGAACATCAGAAAAGATCTCCAACCTAAACCTGATCCAGAACATGTTGATAATAGGATGAGTGTTGCACGTCTTGGGTTGGACCTTAACACAGCAGATAGTTCTGATGCAGCAGAGCTTAACCCTTTCTTCCCTTACAAGAAGCTGGGGCAGTTGAAAGTCAGTGGTCCATCAGAATGTGGCAGCACTACTGGTGCTACAGAAGAAAGCGAGTCGCACAGAAAGTGGAGAGAAATGAAGCAGAATGGCTTTCTTTCTTCGTCTCATGGAAATGCAATGGTGCCTAGGCCACGTGGTCGACCCCCCAAAAGGAAAAGGGATGATGAATTCAAAAAGAGCACTTCTACACAGCATGGCCAGGCTAATAAGTCTATGAAGGTTGCTGCTCCTAGTGGCCTATTATCTGGGCTAAACCCTGGAAtcattaaccatgtgagaaatAGCAAGCAGGTGTACTCCATAATAAAGGCTATGGTACACTCTGAGAGGCTTCAGAATGAGAACCAGCCTGCCTTTACTAGTCAAACAGGTGAAAGAGGGAGAGATGTTAGTGAGAGAATTCAGGATCAGAAATATGGTAGTGGTTTCATGAAGTGCCATTCGTTGATGAAAGATAATAATGTGGTGTTTCACCAAACACTGCCTACCACATTGCATTTCCTTCCACAGGATGGTGATAGTCTCAAACTGCAACTCTCATCAGCAGTCACTATGTCTTCAGATAGGACCTGCAGTACGTCGGCTGATGATCCAGCATCTAATCATGATTACATGACTGTACTGTCAGTAAAAG CGGCCAGTGTTGCTTCTCAGTGGTTGGAATTACTGCACCAGGACATCAGGGGACGCCTTGCTG CTTTAAAACGCAGCAGGAAGAGAGTCAGAAATGCTCTTCGCACGGAACTGCCATACCTAATGTCGACAGAATTTCCATCTAATCAAGAGAATGAATCATCGATTGCAAATACTTCTGAGGCTGGATGTACTGAAAAAGCAGTTTCAGAAGCGCATGTGGCACGATGGAGGTCTCTGTTTGTCCAGATGGACAGAACACTTCAGGAGGAAGGGAAACAACTG GAGAACCGGTTGAAGCAAGTGCAAGAAATGCAATTGAATTGTGATAAAGGCCTCAAACACATGACCTGTGAAGCTCCTCTGCTAGGACCCATGGCTGAACTATG GAAGCTGAACAACCCAGATAATTCTGAGAGTGAGTGGGCGGTGCAAGCCGCTGCTGCATCAATCTACTCGACCTGCAACATGGTCATGAGAGCGGAGAACAACGTGCCTTGCTTCTGA
- the LOC8069928 gene encoding pentatricopeptide repeat-containing protein At2g17140, translated as MSSSPSAANLLALLRRNAASPAVALRLFLHLSSAACPPPPRSTSFLARLVAEHPAADALLPLLHRHILSFPDPSPHLLALLSCSDVLPLRLAIPAFRSLRALTSAPPPTTPVYNRLILAALRESRLDLVEALYKDLLLSGAQPDVFTRNLLLQALCDAGRMELAQRVFDAMPARNEFSFGILARGYCRAGRSIDALKVLDGMPSMNLVVCNTVVAGFCKEGLVEEAERLVERMRVQGLAPNVVTFNARISALCKAGRVLDAYRIFQDMQEDWQHGLPRPDQVTFDVMLSGFCDAGFVDEARVLVDIMRCGGFLRRVESYNRWLSGLVRNGRVGEAQELLREMAHEGIQPNSYTYNIIVSGLCKEGKAFDARRVENFIRSGVMSPDVVTYTSLLHAYCSKGNIAAANRILDEMAQKGCAPNSFTYNVLLQSLWRAGRTTEAERLLERMNEKGYSLDTAGCNIIIDGLCRNSRLDVAMDIVDGMWEEGSGALGRLGNSFLSVVSDSSISQRCLPDQITYSILISALCKEGRFDEAKKKLLEMIVKDISPDSVIYDTFIHGYCKHGKTSLAIKVLRDMEKKGCNPSTRTYNLLIRGFEEKHKSEEIMKLMSEMKEKGISPNVMTYNSLIKSFCQQGMVNKAMPLLDEMLQNELVPNITSFDLLIKAYCKITDFPSAQMVFDAALRTCGQKEVLYCLMCTELTTYGKWIEAKNILEMALEMRVSIQSFPYKQIISGLCEVGEVDHAHSLLKLLIAKRHLFDPAAFMPVIDALGDRGKKQDVDMLSAKMMEMADRNDGLGTDSGKITPGSCKHEHDRNGESDWRTLLHRDDSARTIMKITKRVRTGWGQRGNVYEHKQQQNDGFYVVENTG; from the exons ATGTCCTCCTCCCCTTCCGCCGCCAACCTGCTCGCGCTCCTCCGCCGCAACGCCGCCTCCCCGGCCGTCGCGCTCCGACTCTTCCTCCACCTTTCCTCCGCGGCCTGCCCTCCTCCGCCGCGCTCCACGTCGTTCCTCGCCCGCCTCGTCGCCGAACACCCCGCCGCCGACGCGCTCCTCCCGCTCCTCCACCGCCACATCCTCTCCTTCCCTGATCCCTCCCCCCACCTCCTCGCGCTCCTCTCCTGCTCCGACGTCCTCCCGCTGCGCCTCGCCATCCCCGCCTTCCGCTCCCTCCGCGCGCTCacgtccgcgccgccgccgaccaCCCCCGTCTACAACCGCCTCATTCTCGCCGCGCTCCGCGAGTCCCGCCTCGACCTTGTCGAGGCGCTCTACAAGGACCTGCTCCTCTCCGGCGCCCAGCCGGACGTCTTCACTCGCAACCTCCTGCTCCAGGCGCTCTGTGACGCCGGCCGCATGGAGCTCGCCCAGAGGGTGTTTGACGCAATGCCCGCCAGGAATGAGTTCAGTTTTGGGATCCTGGCGCGAGGGTACTGCCGTGCGGGGAGGAGCATTGATGCTCTTAAGGTACTCGACGGAATGCCGAGCATGAACCTGGTGGTTTGCAACACGGTGGTCGCAGGGTTCTGCAAGGAGGGCCTGGTGGAGGAGGCTGAGAGGCTGGTGGAAAGGATGCGTGTGCAAGGGCTGGCACCAAACGTTGTCACGTTCAATGCAAGGATCTCTGCACTCTGCAAGGCTGGGCGGGTGCTGGACGCTTACAGGATATTCCAGGACATGCAGGAGGATTGGCAGCATGGGTTGCCGAGGCCTGATCAGGTGACTTTTGACGTAATGTTGAGTGGGTTCTGTGATGCTgggtttgttgatgaggcacggGTTCTGGTGGATATTATGAGGTGTGGTGGTTTCCTGAGGAGGGTTGAGAGCTACAACCGCTGGTTATCAGGGTTGGTGAGGAATGGGAGGGTCGGCGAAGCGCAGGAGCTTCTTAGAGAGATGGCACATGAAGGAATCCAACCTAATAGCTACACGTACAATATTATTGTCTCTGGGTTGTGCAAGGAGGGCAAGGCGTTTGATGCGAGGagagtagagaatttcattaggAGCGGTGTGATGTCCCCAGATGTTGTGACTTACACTAGTTTGCTCCATGCCTATTGCTCAAAGGGCAACATTGCTGCTGCCAACAGGATTCTTGATGAGATGGCACAGAAAGGGTGCGCACCAAATTCATTTACTTACAATGTTCTGCTGCAGAGTCTGTGGAGAGCTGGTAGGACCACAGAGGCAGAGCGGTTGTTAGAGAGAATGAATGAGAAAGGATACAGTTTGGATACAGCAGGCTGCAATATCATTATTGATGGATTATGCAGGAATAGTAGATTAGATGTTGCTATGGATATTGTTGATGGGATGTGGGAAGAAGGAAGTGGAGCTCTTGGCCGACTGGGGAATTCATTCCTTAGTGTAGTTAGTGATTCTTCCATCAGCCAAAGATGTCTTCCTGATCAGATCACATATTCTATTTTGATTAGTGCATTGTGCAAAGAAGGCCGGTTTGATGAAGCCAAGAAGAAATTACTTGAGATGATAGTGAAAGATATTTCCCCTGATTCAGTTATATATGACACTTTTATTCACGGGTATTGTAAGCATGGAAAGACCTCTTTGGCTATTAAGGTTCTGAGGGACATGGAAAAGAAAGGTTGCAACCCAAGCACAAGGACATACAACTTGTTGATTCGGGGATTTGAAGAAAAACATAAATCAGAAGAAATCATGAAACTGATGAGTGAAATGAAGGAGAAAGGAATTTCTCCTAATGTGATGACCTACAATAGCTTGATAAAGTCTTTTTGTCAACAAGGGATGGTTAACAAGGCCATGCCTCTTTTGGATGAAATGCTACAAAATGAATTAGTTCCTAATATAACTTCTTTTGACTTGTTGATCAAGGCTTATTGCAAGATTACAGATTTCCCTTCAGCGCAGATGGTTTTTGATGCTGCTTTGAGAACATGTGGGCAGAAGGAAGTGCTGTATTGCTTAATGTGCACTGAACTCACAACGTATGGTAAATGGATTGAAGCCAAGAACATTCTAGAAATGGCACTTGAAATGAGGGTCTCTATCCAGAGTTTCCCATATAAGCAGATAATTTCTGGGCTCTGTGAAGTTGGGGAGGTGGATCATGCACATAGCCTTCTCAAGTTGTTAATAGCTAAACGACATTTGTTTGATCCAGCAGCATTCATGCCAGTGAtagatgcattaggtgatagggGAAAGAAACAGGATGTTGATATGCTGTCAGCAAAAATGATGGAAATGGCCGACCGTAATGATGGTCTTGGAACTGATTCTGGTAAGATTACCCCTGGAAGCTGTAAGCATGAGCATGACAGGAATGGTGAAAGTGATTGGCGTACTCTTTTGCACAG AGATGACAGTGCCCGCACGATTATGAAAATTACAAAGAGAGTTCGGACAGGATGGGGTCAAAGAGGCAATGTATATGAGCATAAGCAGCAACAGAATGATGGCTTTTATGTTGTTGAAAACACTGGTTAA
- the LOC8069927 gene encoding cyclin-dependent protein kinase inhibitor SMR6, with amino-acid sequence MMGLPEVKKKKQLVHSTRVEDRHRHHQKQQHQDGSKVKVLDLSSGAGIAALPLQQQLKPVKTSRRRHAAAAVVTEEEGEGEEEPVTPRGEGWRIPAEAATCPPAPKKPRTAVSIVRSTAGRRCNYDGGEVFDEFFRVPADLEAVFVARAAKAN; translated from the coding sequence ATGATGGGGTTGCcggaggtgaagaagaagaagcagctGGTGCACAGTACGCGAGTGGAAGATCGTCACAGGCACCACCAGAAGCAGCAGCACCAAGACGGCAGCAAGGTCAAGGTGCTGGATCTGTCATCCGGCGCCGGGATCGCTGCCCTGCcgctgcagcagcagctcaAGCCCGTCAAGACCAGCCGACGAcggcacgccgccgccgccgtcgtcaccgaggaggagggagagggagaggaagagcCCGTGACGCCGAGGGGGGAAGGGTGGAGGATACCGGCGGAGGCAGCGACCTGCCCGCCCGCGCCCAAGAAGCCCAGGACGGCGGTGTCCATCGTCAGAAGCACCGCCGGCCGCCGGTGCAACTACGACGGCGGCGAGGTGTTCGACGAGTTCTTCCGCGTGCCGGCGGATTTGGAGGCCGTCTTCGTCGCCCGTGCAGCCAAGGCGAACTAG
- the LOC8057514 gene encoding uncharacterized protein LOC8057514, protein MAAAATAAVSAPRRQWRYTWEALAHLPLLRLYLFPRPALSSPFPSDLRADLRLQGSLLHLSFSLPGDGAAVALRVPVPRVLVDPSAPVECRAAAAGDHLELRLALVLPVDHPVVAAAFPPPAGAEPPACLALRDDLKSLSTGDVHLYCKNCSSRLTKQPLRKIMEMPSVDWEDVADNWFGGCCTSFGGAGEKLVSQFISAYGRLEGTSLLDATAITVETDCLEVDLVSQVAGSAVSRDFLALKEAILDVSVEKDHTTVKIKMNNSEEQANITATHAQPPIILEEGPSVCSNETNGVSPQTNESVTSQMGTDTDVYFEKSENDCCVENMGKSKKEVDLSLVDLGHCCCVNRYSEKAEDNPSQMSLGNEKKQNMLEIKRDYKLTKTISLGSSFVVKASNLLNDFEWVELLCGRCSSPLGSYPSQCSFVPADGRVRLFKCYTSTEIPVTGPHDVFRRHTLERVFVNLLLKVAEDEISFRTVVRDLKTKRPMLQLVLLSSKAWLSSGCCYENDIDGSHGTADLQPSVKLLYSDCSNASEADLRIVEEWTSKYRAEELYMMMRQIDELTECLSSAMDNFPISCSSLEGMQLSSLRR, encoded by the exons ATGGCTGCTgctgccaccgccgccgtcTCCGCTCCCCGGCGGCAATGGCGGTACACGTGGGAAGCGCTAGCCCACCTCCCCCTCCTCCGCCTATACCTCTTCCCCCGCCCCGCACTCTCCTCTCCCTTCCCCTCCGACCTCCGCGCCGACCTCCGACTCCAGGGTTCCCTCCTCCACCTTTCCTTCTCGCTCCCCGGGGACGGGGCCGCCGTCGCGCTCAGGGTTCCCGTCCCGAGGGTGCTCGTAGACCCCTCCGCCCCCGTCGAGTGccgtgccgccgccgcgggggaCCACCTCGAGCTCCGCCTCGCGCTCGTCCTGCCCGTCGACCAtcccgtcgtcgccgccgcgttCCCCCCGCCCGCCGGCGCGGAGCCTCCGGCTTGTCTAGCGCTGCGCGATG ATTTGAAGAGCCTATCTACTGGAGACGTTCACTTATATTGCAAAAATTGTTCGTCAAGGTTGACAAAACAGCCACTAAG GAAAATCATGGAAATGCCATctgtagattgggaagatgtggCTGACAATTGGTTTGGTGGATGTTGCACCTCATTTGGTGGTGCAGGCGAGAAACTAGTCTCTCAGTTTATTAGCGCATATGGTCGTTTAGAGGGAACAAGTCTACTGGATGCAACTGCCATTACTGTAGAAACAGACTGTCTTGAAGTGGATTTAGTGTCTCAGGTAGCTGGTTCAGCTGTTAGTAGAGATTTTCTTGCTCTAAAAGAAGCTATATTAGATGTTAGTGTAGAAAAAGATCATACCACTGTGAAGATAAAGATGAATAATTCAGAAGAGCAAGCAAATATCACAGCTACTCATGCACAACCGCCTATTATTTTGGAAGAGGGGCCTAGTGTTTGTAGTAATGAAACAAATGGAGTCAGTCCTCAGACTAATGAGTCTGTCACTTCTCAGATGGGAACTGATACTGATGTGTACTTTGAGAAGTCTGAGAATGACTGTTGTGTTGAGAACATGGGGAAATCTAAGAAAGAGGTTGATTTGTCGCTGGTAGATCTGGGCCATTGCTGTTGTGTCAATCGATACAGTGAGAAAGCTGAAGATAACCCTTCACAAATGTCCTTGGGGAATGAGAAAAAGCAGAATATGTTGGAGATTAAAAGAGATTACAAATTAACAAAAACTATTTCTCTTGGTAGTAGCTTCGTTGTTAAAGCATCTAACCTCTTGAATGATTTCGAGTGGGTTGAACTTCTTTGTGGTCGATGCTCATCACCTCTTGGCTCATACCCTTCTCAGTGTTCGTTTGTTCCAGCTGATGGCCGTGTACGGCTCTTCAAGTGCTACACATCTACAGAAATTCCTGTAACAGGGCCTCATGATGTATTTAG GAGACATACATTGGAAAGAGTTTTTGTGAATCTGTTGCTCAAAGTCGCAGAAGACGAAATATCTTTTCGTACAGTAGTCAGAGATTTGAAAACCAAAAGGCCCATGCTGCAATTAGTTCTTCTTAGTTCAAAAGCATGGTTATCTTCTGGTTGCTGCTACGAAAATGATATCGATGGTTCACATGGAACAGCAGATCTGCAGCCTAGTGTTAAACTCTTGTATTCTGATTGCAGCAATGCTTCAGAAGCAGACTTAAG GATTGTAGAAGAGTGGACATCCAAATATCGGGCTGAAGAGCTGTACATGATGATGCGTCAAATAGATGAACTTACTGAATGCCTAAGCTCAGCAATGGACAACTTTCCAATTTCTTGTTCTTCCCTTGAAGGGATGCAGCTCTCATCTCTTAGGCGCTGA